In Methanococcoides sp. LMO-2, the genomic stretch TGGCCTGGTGGCAGTGATCCTTGTATTCTTTGCGGTGATCCTGCACCACTCTATCAAGAACTATATATACTAAATTGACTCCAAATTGTTGTGGCTTAACTGCCACAACTACTCTTTTTTATATTTTTACTGCGCTGACATTTAGATTCGATAAGATAATTCTAAATGAAATTCAGTTGAATTCATTATTATAAATAGAAACCTTCTTATCTAACAAACAATCATTATGCTGTTATAAATAAAAGCTGAAATATACCATCAGCAGTATTTCGAGATAAAGGGGGATAATGACGTCATCACTGACAGACCATGTCTGGCTTTCTGAAAAAAGGACAAACTTGCTTTTGTTACTTATGGAAGGACCAAGGGATATCGAGCAGATTAAGGTATCCCTTAATGTGACATCAAGGGGAATGATGCCACAAATAAAGAAGCTCAAGGAGAAACATCTGATCGTCGAAGAGGATGACCGCTATAGGTTATCCAACATTGGAGAGCTCATAGTAAAGAACATGCTTCCACTTATCAACACACTGAGTATGATAAACGAGAACAAAGACTACTGGGAACAGCATGACATAAACATCCTGCCACCACATCTTTTCAAGCGTCTCCATGAACTCGGCAATTACCTGCTTCTTGAACCGGATCTACATTATACTTTTGAAATACCTAAGGAGTTTACAGAAAACCTCCTTAAGTCCAGAGAAATAAGATCAATCATCTCATTTTACCGCCCTGAATACCCGAAGTTCTATTCAGAGCTTGCAGAAAAGGCAGAAAGCCTTACACTGATACTTTCAAAAGCTGCATTTAACAGAATGAAAAGCAATCGTATGAAAGAACTGGATTTTCTTTTATCGGCAGAGAACACACAGGTACTACTATATGAAGGCGAAGCAAGACCTCCGGCGATTGATGTTTCTGAATGGTTCATGTATATCAGTTTTTTTAATGAGAACGGAAGCTATGACCACAATGACATAATGAGCTTTGATGAAAGTGCATTGAAATGGTGCTCCGAACTGTTCGATCATTACCTGGAACAATCCGTAGAAATAAAGAATATTGATGAGATCAGGGAGGCACAATGAGCGAAGAACTTATCGAAACCCTCTTCCTCTCTGAGAAAAGGGAAAATTTATTGATACTTCTCCTTGATGGTCCTTCAGATATAAAGAACATAAACTCAACATTGGATGTGACATCTTCTTCCATACTTCCACAGATAAAGAAGCTCAGGGAAGCAGGACTTGTCCACAAGGATGATAATGGGATCTATGAACTGACAACCATCGGAAAGCTTATCGTCGAGAACATGAAACCACTTTCAGGAATGCTGAAGGTCTTTGACAAATCCGATACCTACTGGGATGAGCGTGAACTGAACACCATTCCTGAAAAGCTTCGCGATAATATAGGAGATCTGGGAAATATAGAACTGGTCACACCTGATCTGGACCACATGTATGAGATCCCGGAACAATTGATAAGCAACACCCGGGAATCACAGGAAATGAGATCATTGGTATCATTCTTCCATCCGGATTTCCCACGGTTCTATGAAGAACTGGCCAACAGGGGAGTTGCCCTCGACCTGATAGTCACAGATTCTGTGTTCGAAAGGATGAAAAATGACTATGAAAATGAAATGAATTCCATCATGAATGCGGAAAATACGACCTTTCTCGTCTGCAATGATGAACTTAAACCTCCAACATTCAATATCACCGAAAAATGTGCATATATAACCTTCTTTAACATCCAGGGAAGATATGACCATCAGGACATTATCACCCATGAAAACAGTGCAATTGGATGGTGCAGGGAACTCTTCTCGCACTACACAGGGTTTTCTCAACCCGTCAACAAATAAGACCCATTATAAATATCGCATGGCTCAAGCATGGAATGGAAAGACCTGTCATTGAAATTTAAACTGGTACTCTACATAGTAGTAGGAATCTCGTTCATACTTTCAGCTTCATCGATCGTTATCATTTCCACTGTTACAGAACAGGAAGAACAGCTTGCATACCATGACTCCATCCAGAATGCAAAAAGTTTTGCCCACCAATACAATGCAGACATGAAGG encodes the following:
- a CDS encoding winged helix-turn-helix domain-containing protein, translating into MSEELIETLFLSEKRENLLILLLDGPSDIKNINSTLDVTSSSILPQIKKLREAGLVHKDDNGIYELTTIGKLIVENMKPLSGMLKVFDKSDTYWDERELNTIPEKLRDNIGDLGNIELVTPDLDHMYEIPEQLISNTRESQEMRSLVSFFHPDFPRFYEELANRGVALDLIVTDSVFERMKNDYENEMNSIMNAENTTFLVCNDELKPPTFNITEKCAYITFFNIQGRYDHQDIITHENSAIGWCRELFSHYTGFSQPVNK
- a CDS encoding winged helix-turn-helix domain-containing protein, translated to MTSSLTDHVWLSEKRTNLLLLLMEGPRDIEQIKVSLNVTSRGMMPQIKKLKEKHLIVEEDDRYRLSNIGELIVKNMLPLINTLSMINENKDYWEQHDINILPPHLFKRLHELGNYLLLEPDLHYTFEIPKEFTENLLKSREIRSIISFYRPEYPKFYSELAEKAESLTLILSKAAFNRMKSNRMKELDFLLSAENTQVLLYEGEARPPAIDVSEWFMYISFFNENGSYDHNDIMSFDESALKWCSELFDHYLEQSVEIKNIDEIREAQ